A genome region from Cognatishimia activa includes the following:
- the mnmE gene encoding tRNA uridine-5-carboxymethylaminomethyl(34) synthesis GTPase MnmE — MTVASDTIFALATAPGKAGVAVVRLSGAGIFDAAEVLFGEMPKPRVAQLRVLRDPTGVRLDEALVLYFPEKASFTGEAVLELQLHGSVAVVNQVLRVLSDIEGLRLAEPGEFTRRALENGCMDLAQVEGLADLIEAETEAQRRQALRVLSGDLGKTAEVWRQDLIRAAALIEATIDFVDEDVPVDVTPEVNFLLEKTVEKLRSEIAGVSVAERIRSGFEVAILGAPNVGKSTLLNALAGRDAAITSEIAGTTRDVIEVRMDLNGLPVTVLDTAGLRATEDVVEGIGIERAKQRAEQADLRVYLVAGDEDVEVSLAADDILLRSKSDLSGATGSAISAVTGQGVSELVERISDTLAQRSARSGVASRERHRVAMKSAEQSILSAMGHISNGEEFYDLGADDLRSAVWALDSIVGRIDVENLLDEIFSSFCIGK; from the coding sequence ATGACTGTCGCATCCGACACAATTTTTGCACTGGCCACGGCCCCCGGTAAAGCGGGGGTCGCTGTCGTTCGGCTGTCTGGTGCTGGCATTTTTGATGCCGCTGAAGTTCTGTTTGGTGAGATGCCCAAGCCGCGAGTCGCGCAGCTTCGGGTGTTGCGGGATCCCACCGGAGTCCGACTGGACGAGGCCCTCGTGCTCTATTTCCCAGAGAAAGCGTCATTTACCGGCGAGGCTGTCCTAGAGCTCCAACTGCATGGATCGGTCGCGGTTGTGAATCAGGTGCTGCGGGTTCTTTCGGACATCGAGGGGCTTCGCTTGGCAGAGCCAGGCGAATTCACGCGGCGGGCTTTGGAAAACGGCTGCATGGATTTGGCTCAGGTCGAAGGCCTTGCGGATTTGATAGAGGCGGAAACCGAAGCGCAACGTCGTCAGGCCTTGCGCGTTCTGTCTGGTGATCTGGGAAAAACTGCAGAGGTCTGGCGTCAGGATCTCATCCGCGCGGCAGCTTTGATCGAGGCGACGATTGATTTCGTTGACGAAGATGTGCCCGTCGACGTAACGCCCGAGGTTAATTTTTTACTAGAGAAAACCGTAGAGAAACTGCGCTCCGAGATAGCCGGTGTTTCCGTCGCAGAGCGGATCCGCAGTGGTTTTGAAGTGGCGATTCTTGGCGCGCCTAATGTCGGTAAGTCTACTCTTCTTAATGCCTTAGCCGGTCGAGACGCTGCGATTACCTCTGAAATCGCCGGAACCACGCGGGATGTGATTGAGGTCAGGATGGACCTGAACGGTCTGCCGGTGACTGTCTTGGATACAGCGGGTTTGAGGGCGACGGAAGATGTCGTTGAGGGCATCGGAATCGAGCGGGCAAAACAACGCGCGGAGCAGGCTGATTTGCGTGTGTATCTTGTCGCAGGCGACGAGGACGTTGAAGTCTCGCTAGCGGCCGATGATATTCTTTTGCGGTCCAAGTCGGATCTGTCAGGCGCAACGGGGTCGGCGATCTCTGCGGTGACAGGGCAGGGCGTGTCTGAATTGGTCGAGCGCATATCCGACACACTTGCGCAGAGATCCGCGCGTTCCGGAGTTGCATCTCGCGAACGCCATAGAGTAGCTATGAAGTCTGCAGAACAGAGCATCCTTTCAGCCATGGGTCATATCTCGAATGGCGAAGAATTTTACGACCTTGGCGCGGATGATTTGCGTTCGGCCGTTTGGGCTT
- the rho gene encoding transcription termination factor Rho, which yields MSENKLALSDLKAQSPKALLAMAEELEIENASTMRKGEMMFQILRERADEGWEVSGDGVLEVLQDGFGFLRSPEANYLPGPDDIYVSPEMIRQHSLRTGDTIDGVIKAPDDNERYFALTQVTQINFESPEKAKHKIAFDNLTPLYPDERLKMEIEDPTIKDKSARVIDLVAPIGKGQRSLIVAPPRTGKTVILQNIAHSIEANHPECYLIVLLIDERPEEVTDMQRSVKGEVISSTFDEPATRHVAVSEMVIEKAKRLVEHKRDVVILLDSITRLGRAFNTVVPSSGKVLTGGVDANALQRPKRFFGAARNIEEGGSLTIISTALIDTGSRMDEVIFEEFKGTGNSEVVLDRKIADKRVFPAIDILKSGTRKEDLLVDPKDLQKTFVLRRILNPMGTTDAIEFLLGKLKQTKTNGEFFDSMNA from the coding sequence ATGTCCGAGAATAAACTCGCGCTTTCCGATCTGAAGGCGCAAAGCCCCAAAGCCTTGCTCGCAATGGCCGAAGAGCTGGAAATCGAAAACGCCTCGACCATGCGTAAGGGCGAGATGATGTTCCAAATTCTGCGCGAGCGTGCGGATGAGGGATGGGAAGTCTCGGGCGATGGTGTGCTTGAGGTCTTGCAGGATGGCTTTGGTTTCCTGCGCTCACCCGAAGCGAACTATCTGCCAGGTCCCGATGACATCTATGTCAGCCCAGAGATGATCCGCCAGCATTCTTTGCGCACGGGCGATACCATCGACGGTGTCATCAAAGCGCCGGATGACAACGAGCGCTATTTCGCGCTGACGCAGGTCACGCAGATCAATTTTGAATCGCCAGAGAAGGCGAAGCACAAGATTGCCTTTGATAACCTGACGCCGCTCTATCCGGATGAACGTCTGAAGATGGAGATCGAAGATCCGACCATCAAGGATAAATCCGCGCGTGTGATCGATCTGGTCGCGCCGATTGGTAAAGGTCAGCGGTCTTTGATCGTGGCGCCGCCGCGGACCGGTAAAACCGTGATCCTGCAGAACATCGCGCATTCGATCGAAGCCAACCATCCCGAGTGCTATTTGATCGTTCTCTTGATCGACGAACGCCCCGAAGAAGTCACCGACATGCAGCGCTCTGTGAAGGGCGAAGTGATTTCATCGACCTTTGACGAACCTGCCACACGTCACGTTGCTGTGTCCGAAATGGTCATCGAAAAAGCCAAGCGTTTGGTCGAGCATAAACGAGATGTTGTGATCTTGCTTGATTCGATCACAAGACTTGGTAGGGCGTTTAACACCGTCGTGCCGTCCTCGGGTAAGGTTCTGACCGGCGGTGTGGACGCAAACGCGCTGCAACGTCCTAAGCGTTTCTTTGGTGCTGCGCGGAATATCGAAGAGGGTGGTTCGTTGACCATCATCTCGACCGCACTGATTGATACAGGCTCTCGGATGGACGAAGTTATCTTTGAGGAATTCAAAGGCACCGGTAACTCTGAAGTCGTTCTGGATCGTAAGATCGCCGACAAGCGTGTCTTCCCAGCGATTGATATTCTCAAGTCCGGCACCCGGAAAGAAGACCTCTTGGTCGATCCGAAAGACCTGCAGAAAACCTTCGTTCTGCGCCGGATCCTCAATCCGATGGGCACCACGGATGCCATCGAATTCCTGTTGGGTAAGCTGAAACAGACCAAGACTAACGGCGAGTTCTTTGATTCCATGAATGCCTAA
- the hemJ gene encoding protoporphyrinogen oxidase HemJ: MSDILAISYPWIKAFHIMSVIAWMAGLFYLPRLYVYHVERAKKGDQLDETFQIMEYKLLKVIIGPASGAVWLFGLLLALTPGIVDWSAVWPYTKLVGILGMTWFHHWLMARRKDFEKGENKLTGRQYRMMNEVPTLLMVLIVLSVVVKF; this comes from the coding sequence ATGTCCGATATCCTGGCTATTTCCTATCCTTGGATCAAAGCCTTTCACATTATGTCTGTGATCGCCTGGATGGCGGGTCTTTTCTATTTGCCGCGTCTCTATGTGTATCACGTGGAGCGGGCTAAGAAGGGGGATCAACTTGATGAGACTTTCCAGATCATGGAGTACAAGCTCCTGAAAGTGATCATAGGGCCTGCAAGCGGGGCTGTATGGCTCTTTGGTCTTCTTTTGGCGCTTACCCCGGGGATCGTGGATTGGAGCGCTGTGTGGCCCTATACGAAGCTTGTCGGTATTCTTGGAATGACCTGGTTTCACCATTGGCTGATGGCCCGGCGCAAAGACTTTGAGAAGGGCGAAAATAAGCTGACTGGTCGTCAGTACCGCATGATGAACGAAGTGCCGACCTTGCTGATGGTGTTGATCGTGCTCTCTGTGGTGGTGAAATTCTGA
- a CDS encoding Maf family protein, whose product MTQSLILASSSEIRAQLLRNAGVSFDVKPARVDEELIKQSLIAEGHTPRDISDALAEAKALRGSAKSPGALVVGCDQVLDLEGRLLSKPASVDEARAQLLALRNKRHTLYSAAVICEDGKPIWRHIGQVRLFMRDFSEAHLDGYLARNWDSVQYSVGGYKLEEEGIRLFARVDGDYFNVLGLPLLELLSFLTLRGDLPK is encoded by the coding sequence ATGACCCAAAGTTTGATCCTTGCTTCATCTTCCGAGATCCGCGCGCAGCTTTTGCGCAATGCGGGCGTATCTTTTGACGTAAAACCCGCCCGTGTGGATGAAGAGCTTATCAAGCAAAGTCTCATTGCCGAAGGTCACACACCACGGGATATCTCGGATGCTTTGGCCGAAGCAAAGGCTTTGCGCGGCAGTGCGAAATCGCCGGGGGCTTTGGTTGTGGGCTGCGATCAGGTGCTTGATCTCGAGGGGCGGCTCTTGTCTAAACCCGCGTCCGTTGATGAGGCCCGTGCACAGCTTCTTGCCCTGCGGAATAAACGACATACGCTTTATTCGGCCGCGGTGATTTGCGAGGACGGCAAGCCGATCTGGCGGCATATTGGTCAGGTAAGATTGTTCATGCGGGACTTTTCTGAGGCCCATCTGGACGGATATCTCGCGCGCAACTGGGACTCTGTTCAGTATTCGGTCGGAGGCTATAAATTGGAAGAAGAAGGCATCCGTTTGTTTGCGCGGGTGGATGGCGATTATTTCAACGTGCTTGGCTTGCCGCTATTGGAACTTTTGTCCTTCCTGACTCTCAGAGGAGATCTGCCCAAATGA